The genomic segment CCGGGCCGAGCAGGATGTCGGTGTCGCTCTTGAAGACGACCCGGACCGCCGGATCGAGGGCCGCGACCGCCCGGTTGTACGCGTCGGCCAGGTGCCAGCGAGGCTCGGGCGGCTCGACCCGGACGAGCCGCCACCCGTACCGCTCGCCGAGGGCGCGGTAGGCCGCCGCGTGGTCCGGCGCGCTGCCGTAGTCGAGCAGCACCCGGTCGGCGGGCGCGACGGTCTGCCACCGGTACGTCTGGAGCGTCCGCTCCAGTTCGTCGGCGGCCCGGTCGCGGACCGCCAGCACGCACCCGACCGGCTCAGAACCGGCAACCGGTTCGAGCACCGCAGCCGGCGCGGCCGCAACAACCGGCTCGGCCACGACCAGCGGCTCGACGACAGCGTCCGGTGCGATTCCCGTGTCCGGGGCGCCTGGGGGCACTGAGGGCCGGCCGGCCCCCGGGTCGCCGAACAAGGGGCGGTAGTGCCGCTCGACGAGCGCGGGCCAGGCGTAGTGCTCCTCGAACCGGACCCGGCCGGCGGCGCGCCCAGCCGCGCCCGCAGCGTCGGGTCGTCCAGGAGGGCGGCAATCTTCGCGCCCAGGTCCGCCGGGTCGTTCGGGGCGCACAACAGGCCCGTGGCCCCGTCAGTCACCGTGAACGGGAGCCCGCCGATGCGGCTGGCCACGACCGGCTTGCCCGCCGCCATCGCCTCGACGGCCGTGCGGCCCAGTGCCTCCTGGGCGACCGTCGGTACGACCACCAGATCGGCTCCGGTCATCTGGCCCGGCAGGTCGGCCTGCGACTGCCAGCCCGCGTACCGGGCCCACGGCTCCACGGGCCGGTCCTCCGGTGCGGCGTCGGTCACCACTACCTCGAAGTCCCGGCGCACCGCCCACAGCCGGGCGCACGCGATCCGGAGCACGTGGAACCCTTTCATCCACTCGTGCGTCAGTCCGGCGAACAGGACCCGCAGGCGCCCGGGGGTGGGGGGGGCGCGCCGCTCGGCCGGGAACGGCCACGGGAACCGGTCCGGGGCCATCCCGGCCGTGACCACCCGCACGTCCCGCGCGTGCGGCTCGACCATAGCCGCGGTGAGCGGGTTGACCGCCAGCACCGCCGCCGCCCCCGCGAACGCGCGGACCAGGGCGTCGCGGTACTGCGGCGTGCCGACGCCCGCCAGCGCCCGTTCGGCCCGGTGCAGGTCGCCGGACGTGTGGTCCAGGTCCCGGACGCACCGGGCACTCGTCGGGGGTCGCGAGCTGGTGCCGGGTGCACTGGCGCGGCCGCCCGTCGGCGCCCGGGAGCAGCCGCACGTTGTTGAGCGGGCACAGGCACTCCAGCGCCTGGAGCCGCAGGACGAAGGGCCGGCCCCCGGCCGCGGCGGCCAGGACCGGTTTCATGTTCCACGAGTCCGTCAGCACCACCCAGTCCGGGTCGAACGCGTCGATCGCGGACCGGAACCGCGCCACGATTTGGTCCGCGGTCCACTCGGCCTCGGTGAACGGAACGGGCTCGGCCGGGTGCGGGGTGGGCGCGGTGACGCCCCCGATGCCCCACGGGTCGAACCGCGCGTAGAGGTGCTTGACGGCGTACCCGGCCGCGGCCAGGAACCGGGTCAGCTCGGCCGTGTGGACGTTCCCGCCCCCGGTCGTCGGCCAGTTGAACAGGAAGCTGATCACCGCCACCCGCACGGCCGACCCGGGCGCGGCCCCGGGCCCCGGAACCGGATCGGTCGGCCCCGCGTGGTCGCCGCCCAGCGCGCCGAGGTTCGTCCGGGCCGGGGCACAGTCCGGATCGAGCCGGAGGGCGGCGCGGAGGCCCGCCGCCGCCCGGTCGAGATCGCCCGCGACCGCCGCCAGAACGGCCAGGTCGTTCTTGACGAGCGCCCCGAACGCCGCCCCCGCGCGTCGGCGTCCAGCGCGCGGCGAGCCGTTCGGCCGCGCCGGCGTGGTCCCCCCGCGCCGCCAGCGCGCGGGCCTCGCGGTACCGGCGCGCGACCCCGCCGAAGGTGTCGGGCGGGTCCGCGCGGAACGCGGCCCCGATGTCCCACGCGGGCGGGAACGTGCCGTCGAACCGGTCGCACCGGGCGTAGTTCTTCACCGCCGCGACGAACAGGTCCTTCGGCTCCCGGACCGGGAACGGCACGCCCGTGCGCCCGCCCGTCCCGACCCAGTGGGTGCCGTAGTGGGCGGCCGACGCGGACACGTCGTAGAACGCCGGGTCGGTGACGAGCACCTTGAAGTGCCGCAGGGTCGGGTGGAACGGGGCCGGGGCGGTCAGCCCGTTCGGGCGCACGTTCCCGTGGGTCACCCGGTCCCACGCCACCCCCGGCCCGGCCCGGTACAACCGGTCCTCGCACCAGGGGAACCCGTCGCCCTTGTAGCTCCAGTGGAAGTGCGCGAACCGCTCGGGGACCGGCAGGTGCCGGAGCCACGGCCAGTCGGGCCACTCGTCCGGGTGCGGGTAGAAGTGCGGGCTGAACCACGACACCTGATCGAACCCGCCCCGCACGGCCTCGGCCGCGACTTTCCGCGGATCGTGGTAGCAGAACTCGTCGGCGTGGCAGCACATCACCCAGTGGCCGGTGCCGAACCGGGCGACGATCTGGTCGTGGACGACCGCCCGCAGGCCGTGGTCGGTCTTGTGCGGGATGTCGAAGTCGCGCTCGTGCAGGTAGATAAGCGTGTCGCCGAACGCGGCCGCGGCCCGGGCCGTCTCGTCCCCCGCCGACCCGTCCAGGCACACCACCGCGTCGTAGAACCGGAGCTGGTCGCGGCACCAGTCGGCGAAGACCGGGTGGTCGTCCTTTGTGATCAGAAGGCCGTACAGGCGCAGCTCGGGACCCGGAGCGGCCGGAACCACCGGCCGCGGGTCCGGCGCGGGGGCGCGCGGGCGGCGCGCGGGCGCCGGGACCGTGACCGCCTCGGGCCGGGCCGCGAGCGCCGCTTCAACGGCCGATCGGAACCGGCGGGCGACCCGCTCGGGGGCCAGATCGCGGCCGAGCCGTTCGCCCAGGTGCCGCGTCTCCTTCCAGTACCGTTCGGACAGCCACCGGTTCACGTCGAGCGGGGACGGGACCTGGAGGCCGAGCCCGGCCAGGTGCTCGACCGGGCTGGTGCCCGGGTTCATTGCCAGGGGCAGCCCGGAGCCCACGAAGTCCAGCGCCTTGGCCGGGGGCTTGTGGCGCGCGCGGAAGTCGTCCCCCTTGACGTCGAGCGCGGCCCGGGCCCGTTCGACGAACGCCCGGTGCCGCTCCGGGCTCCACTCGTGGACCCGCACCTCGCGGTCGGGCGGGAACCCGAGCGCGGCCGGTTCCGGGACGTGCCCCGGGGCCTCAGGGTTGGTCAGCACGTCGAGCGGGGCCGGGAGCGGGTGGGCGTTCACCCACGCGACCAGGGCCGGCAGGTTGGACCGCACCCCGACCCAGAGGACCGGGCCGGTCGGCCGGAACGTCTTGCGGACCGGGGCCGCGAACTTGAGCGGGTGATCGACGTAGGCGGCGGGCGCGAACGGGGCGAAGTACGGCTGCAACCGGCGGCAGTGGACCAGAACCCGGGCGCACCGCCGCAGCCAGTCCGCGTCCGCGTCGATCTCGGCCGCGGCGCCGTAGTAGTCGATCGGGCAGTAGATCACGGCCGCACGCGCGGCGACCGCGTCCACCCAGGCCGGCGGCGGGGCGTGCTTGACCACCAGCACGACGTCCGCGTCCGGCACTTCGCCGGGCGCGAACGTGGTCGCCCGAAACGGGCCGCCGAGGTGTTCGACCAGGAACGTGCCGACCCAGTCCCACGAGCCCCAGCCCGGCATGACCGGACCAACGGCAACGGAACAGTGGGCGACGGAGCGCATGGCGCGTCGAGTGGGTTAGGGTTCAAATGGACCGGTCAAACGAGATGCGTGGTATCCTGATCGAACTTCCGCTCCAATGCAATGGCCTACCGGAAAAAATTTTGATTTGCCGGAGTTGGCGTGGCGGGTATCAGCGGCGCCTCGCTCAACCGCAATTGCGGGTAGCCCCATCGATCGAAACCCGCACCGTTCGGATCGCCCGTTCTGCCCGAGACCTATTCACGAATCCCGAACCACCGTTGACGGCGGATCGGTCGGCTCAAACCGGACGGTCACCTCCGGCGGCGGGTACGGCTGATCGGCGGCCGGATCGGCGGGCGGGTCGCACGCGATCACGACCGCGGCCGCCCGGCGGTACCCCTCGGGGTCGGCCGCCATCGCCCGCTGGAGCGGGGCCTCGATCCACTCGGCCACCAGCTTCCGCACCACCCGCCCGCCCTCCTTGCCGTTGGCCCGCTCGTCCAGGCGCCGGGCCGCGGCCCCCACGTACGCGACCAGCGGGTCGGGCAGCTCCAGCCGCTTGTTGCGGCCCTCGGCCCAGCTCCGGCGCAGTTCGGCCGCCTGCTTGCGGGCGATCCCGGCCATCGCCGCCGCGTCCAGCGGGCGGAACACGATGACCCGCTTGATCCGGGCCAGGAACTCCGGGGTGAACACCGGCCGGTCCGACTTCCCGTGCCGGATCTGCCCCAGCGCCTCCTTCATCCGCGTGGCGATCTCCTCGACCGTCTTCCCCTCCTTGTGCATGTCGGCGATCATCCGCTGGCCCACGTTGGTGGTGAGCACGAAGATCGACTTCTGGGCGTGCGCCTTCGCGCCCCGCTGGTCCGTCACCCAGCCCTCGTCGAACAGGTTGAGGAACGGCTGGAGCACGTCCGGGTGGGCCTTGTCCGCCTCGTCCAGCAGGAACACCCCGTACGGGTCGGCGTTCAGCTCGGTCACCAGCCGCCCGCCCCGGTCGCTGCCCACGTACCCGGGCGGCACCCCGATGATGGTGGCCACACTGTGGGCCTCGACGCAGTTGCCCAGGGTGTACGTCTTGAGCCGCTTGGACGTCGAGTAGAACCGGGCCAGCGCCTTCGCCATCTCGGTCTTGCCCGTGCCCGTCTGGCCCAGCAGCAGGAGCACCGAGGCCGGCTTGGTCGGGTCGGTCATCCCGGCCTTAATGAGCCCCAGCTCAGTCGCCACCTCGCGGACCGCGTGGTCCTGGCCGAACACCACTTCACCGAGGGCGGCGGCGTAGTCGGTGCGGTCGGCGACCCCGCGCAGGGTGTCGGCCGGGATGCCGGTGCGGTCGGACACCACCCGCACCACGTCGTCGGCGGTGACCCGTTCGACCGGGCGGCCGAGCTGGCGGCGGTCGTAGTCGGCGCCCTCGCACGCGGCGGTGAGCACCTTGAGCGCCTTGGCCGGGAGCTGGTCGTTGAGCACGTAGTTGGCGGTCAGGGCCACGGCCCGGCGGACGGCCTCGGGTTCGACGGGCACGCGGTACCGCTCGGCCAGCCCGCGGGCGAAGTAGTGCATGACCCGCAGGGCGGTTTCGGGGTCCGGCTCGGGAGCGTACACGACGCTGAAGAACTCGGCAAAGGCGGGGTCGTCGGGGGCCAGGTCGTCGAACTCGCGGGGCGTCAGGGGGGCGACCAGGTGGCACCGGGCGCGGGCCAGCGCGGCCAGGAGGACGGGCCGGTTGGACTCGCGGTGGGCGGGGAGGAGCAGTTCGTGCAGGCCGTCGAGGCAGACGACCAGGTCGGCGTGCGGGGCGGTGTGCTCGAGGACGGCGGTCAGCTTGGGCGCGGGCCTCGTCGGGGGCGTGTGCCGCGCGTCCACGGCCAGCACCCGCTTGGCCGCGAGGAACCCGCGGTCGTGCGCGGCCCGGCGGGCGAACTCGGCGACGAGGGTCGACTTGCCCACCCCGCGGCTCGCCGACGAGCAGCGCGTGCGGGTGCTCGCGGCGGTGCAGGGCGCGGGCCAGGGCGTCGAACAGGTGGTCGAACAGCGGGTCGCCGGCGTACGGGGAGCCGCCGCCCACCCCCGCCCGGCGCGCGTGCCAGGTGAGGTCGTCCGATGCGGCGACCTCGCGCGGGAGCAGGACCGGGGCGTCGGCGTGGGGCGGAGCGGACGGGGCGGAATCGGCCACAGACGGTCCCCACGTGCGTGAACGGAAGGGCACAACAATGAGATCATACCGGCGCCGGCTCATTGGTCACGCGAAATCGGCACGCGGTTCGGACATCCGCCCCCGGCCGAGTGCGGCTGGTGCGACGAGCCGGATTCCGCAGGACCGATCTCCGCACCCACCGGGCGCCCCCCATCGCCCGAAGCCCCGCCCTGGACTCGGCTACCGACTCGAAGCTGGCGCAGATGGTCGAGTCCCTGAAGGTCGAGAACGCGCCCCCGCTCCGAGCTCCCGACCCGGATCACCGTGCGCGCGTCCGAGAGAACCCGCCGAGTAGACCGCCACCGTCAATTCGCGGCGCACGGGTGGCCAATAACGCTGGGGAAACGGCCCAATCGGCTCCGCAAATTTGCAGTGGCCGACTACTAGTTGTGAACGAACAATGGACGGGACACGTGCCCGAGCCGCGAACCGGCTTGGGCCGCCAGACTCTGGATAAACCGACCGTCTGCGAGCGGATCATCTCCCGGCCACGGAACGGCCCGCGCAACAGCCGCGCGGGCCATGCAGCAGCCGAGGTCGGCCCCGCCCGGCTGCGGGCCGGTGGGGTAAACTCTCCAGCCGAAATAGCTGTGCAGCGTGTCACACAGAACCACATCAGCATCACGCCCGGCGATCAGCATCTGCTCGAGCCAGCCTGGGACATAATAGTTATCATCGTTGGTGAGAGCGATCCAATCCCCCTTTGCGGCGTCGATCCCGACCTGACGATACGGGTGTCCCCATCGGCCCCGGGGCTCGGGTGTCACGATCACCCGCACCCGCTTCTCACCCCTGGCTGCGATCGACTCGACCAGTTCCACGGCCGCAAGATCGGGACCATCAGTCACCGCCACCAGTTCCCAATTTTGATGCCGTTGCCGCTGTAAGCAGAGAATCAGACCCAGGAGGCGATCGGGACTGTACTTGACTCTCGCGACAACCGACACCAACTCTTCCGCCGGCAGCGGGCAGCCTCCTGCCTCACAGATGTACCGACACAGGGCGCGGTTGTGTGTTCCCATGTCCATGATCGCCTGCGCCCGCTGCTTCTCGCCGCGGCACCACAAGACACCCGCCGCCGCCGCTCGGCTCCGGCCGATCCCCTTCTCGCACTGCATCACGATGAAAGGCGACCGTTTGTTACCACGAACGAAGTCCAGTATGGACCGAGCTTGCTCGGCACTGGGGGGAACCACCAGGCCGTGCCGGTCCGTCGCATCATGGGCCAACAGGTCGAGACGCGCGACGACCCGGGCCGCGTCACGGAACGTCGGGAATTGATCCGTGCTGTCCGCAAACGACACGACGAGCGAAGGCCCCGGCAGGCGCTCGCGCTCGGCCTGTTCGCGACTCCAGGTGACGACCTCGGCCCGCTCAGCTGCCCACTGGGACCAATCGGGCAGGAGGGCGAAGAAATCATAGTCCGGGTTGCAGAAGTCGTGCCCGGCGCAAGCGAGACTGTAGGCCCGGCACCATTGCGCCGCACCGATCCACATCTCGCACGAGTACCTGGTGAGCCCCTTGGCGTGGTGGTAGGCAACAAAATCAGGTAGGCGTCGGATCCAATCGGGAGACGCCAACCAGAACGTACCGGAGAAGTGCTGTTCGCCGTGCGTGTGCCAGTTCACGCCCACTGCGTCGTAGCCAGAGTGCAGGTGGGGGATGTGCTCTCGCCATCGTCTTACCAAGTGCTCCTGCATCACCAGACGCCACCACTTCTTCCCCAGGTCGTGGGGCGCGCTCACCCCCTTTGTGTGGAGGTAAAGGATCGGGTCGTGAACCCACTCCTGCTTCGCCAGCCGCTCGATTTCTAGCATCGCAAAGGTTTCGTAGTGTTGGACATTCGGATCCGTCCGAACGACCTCCAGGGACACCCCGAACCTCCGCCCCTGTGACAGTAACCAGTCGAGCCCGTGCCCAACGTGAGTGAGCCTTACCTTCCTGAGCCCACAAGACGCCAGAAGTTGAAGTTGTTCAACCACGACTTCCTGCCAGTTGCCCATCGCGGCGACATGGTACACAACGATGGGGGTGGGGTCAGTTCTCACGGCCAATCTCCAGAATCCCAGTGATCACAGGTGACGCCTGGATGAATCAACAGTTAGCGAGGAGCGCATTACCCCGGCACTACGCCACCCACCAGCGGCACACCGTTTCTGTGGCCCCCGGCCCGGTCCGCTTCCGCGAACCCCAACAGGCGCCCGCAGACGCAACGCTGCCAGAAACTCATCCGATCACCCGCGTGCGTCGGGTAGCTCGATGGTCATGACTCGATGCCCCGCCCAACTGAGGGCACGCTCCCCAGCCAAACCGCATCGCGCCGAGTCACTTTTCGCCTACCAAACGGCTGAACCACCGTACCGTGATGCGCCATCTCTTGTTGGAATACGGGACCATTGCGGGTCCGGGGCCGTCTTCTGAGCCGGTCACCTCGCCGCGGTACGGCCCTCCCAGCCCGTTTCTTCCCGCCCGCTTGCGGGCTTCGGTCCGCCTCCACTACAAGAGGCACAGGTTCACTTTGCGTGCCGCGAAGGAGTGCCCGGCGACCTCCCCTGGGCCGTGGTCCGTCCGCGTCCGCGCCGGTCAGGGCGCCTTGCCGCCGGTGTTTCCGCCCCAGTGGTGCCACCGCCACGTCCGTCTTGGGAGGTGCGAGAACGTGCCACCCGCGTCCAGGATGGCGCGGTACATGTTCCACTCGTCGTGCGGCGAATCGCCGATCGCGGCGAACCCGCCGACCGAGCGGGCGCGTTCGGTGCGCATCAGGGCCGGGGTCTGGATGTAGCTGATCTCCCGCAGGCGCTGCGCGTCGAACGGCAGCCCGTACCGCCCCCACCCCTCGGCGTTGGGCAGCACCCGCCCGTCCGGGGCCACCACTTCGGCCGACGAGTACGCCACGTCCGCGCCGGACGCCCGTGCGTGGTTCAGGAGCAGTTCCACGTGGTGCGGGAACATCTGGTCGTCGTCGTCCAGGAACGTCACCCATTGCGTCCGCACCTGTTCCAGCGTCCGGGTCTTGGTCCGAGCCGCCCCCTCGCGGCCGTAGTCGCACACGACCACGACCGCCTCGGGCCGCACCGTCTGGCTCGCGACGCTCTCGAGCGCGCGCAGCAGCAGAGTGCGGCGGGGCGGGATCGTTGCCAGACAGACGGTGACGCCGCTCGGGTGCGGGGCCAGTGCGGGCCGACCGGCTGCCGTTTTGCGCATCCACAACCAGTTGACGGGACCCAGATCGTCGGGCCGCCACGACGTGAGCCCGCACGTCGCCGCCGGTCCCACCGCCGCCGCGTCCGTGAACGCCAGGCGGTCCCAGGTCCGGCCCCGCACGTGCCGCACGAAGTGGTCCCAGTTCGGGGCGTAGTCGTGGGCCCCGATCACGTCACCGGTCTTGAGGAGCGGGGCGAGGGCCGCGAACTCCTTGATCTTCTGGCCCCCGTCGCAGAGCACCAGGGACGGCCCCGGCGAACGGACGTACTCGGCGACCCGCGCGTCGACCGCTCGGTGGGACGGGCCGAACACGGGCTGGACCCGGACATCGACCCCGGCCGCCCGGACCGCGGCGTGACCGCCCCGGGCCACAAGGTCGTACGATAGGACCGGGACCGCGGTCAGTCCCGACCCGTCGAGGGCGTCCCGCAGGCAGGGGGCGAACCCGCCCTCGGCCGTCCCGATTTCGAGTACGCGCGCGGGCCGCAGGTCCGCCAGCACGCGTGCCATGACGCCCGGCACCGCCGGGTGCTGCTGGCACGCGAGGCCGCGGTAGAGGAACGACGGTGGCGGCACGGATTGCCCCCCTTAGCAGAGCCGGGCGCGGAGCCGGTCCGCGAACCGAACGGCGCAGGCGTCGTGTTCGGCGCACGCCGCGTCGACGTCGTAGACGCCCCAGAGGTGCTGCGGTGGGGACCCGTCCGCGTACCCGCGCCGCATCTTGTCGCCCCAGTCCAGCAGCGATTTTGCGTAGTAGTGGTTGATCTGGACCCGGTCCACGCTCACGTCCAGCCACGGCCCCGGGGCGTACGTCCGGTGCTCGTTGCACAGGTGGCACCCGTCGTGCATCACGGGCCGGTGCGGGTGGGGGAAGTGACGCAATTTCGTGGTCTGGATGATCGACTTGACGTGCCGGTTGATTTCGGCGTGCACCGGCAGCTTGTGGGTCATCACCTCCGTGAGCAGCCCCGTCGGGCGGAGCAAGTGGCCGCTGGTGCCGAACACCTGCCAGTTAACGACCAGGCCCGCGTACTCGCTCTCGAACTCACTCAGCAGGGGCCGGAGGTCGTCCCCCTCGTGGGGGACGAGGAACTCGTCGCCGTCGATGAACGCGGTCCACATGCTGTCGTACCGTCTCTGCTCCCCGTGCCGGTTGTACACCTGCATGTGCTGCCCGCGCCCGGGAACCGCCTCGACGGTGACGTACCCGGCCGCGATCTGCGCGGCCAGCGACACCGCGACCGGCACCTCGCTGTCGTCGTCGTATACGTAGAAGTGCTCGACCCCGACGAGGCGGTGGAACTCGACCCACTCGGGCAGGTAGCGGGCCTCGTTGCGGACGATCGCACAGACGCTCAGGTAATGCATGCCGGTTCTCCCAGGTACCGCGGCGCGGCGGAATCGAACTCCGGAACCCATTCGTCGAGCGCGAACGCGCTCCCGGGCCACAGCGCGCGAGCGCCCCAGGCGCCGGCCGTCGATGCGGTGGAACGGCCGGCACCCGACCCATGTCTCCGCGTAGACGCGCCCGCGCCAGGAGTGGCCCCCGCCCGGGGTGAGTCGGGCGGCCGCGCCGGTGCACCTCGGGCGAAGGGGCGCCACCCAGTTGGCCCGTACGGCCCAGACGTTCCCGCACCGCGAAGTGGGCTGCGTGCTGCCACGCGCGGCCACTTGCGGCCGACCCGGGCCGCTTCCGGGCGCCCAACACGTACCGGGCCATGATGCGCCGCCACTTCTGCTTGTGGAGATCCGATGGCGCACGGGCGCCTGTCGTGTGTACGTAAAACACCGCGGCCGTCGGGGTCGCCGCGAGCGTCAATCCCTCGCAGGGTCCGAACCCGTGTGCCGGGCCGACCACTTCGGCTCGCACCCCTGTCGTGTTGGGTGGCGTCGCGGAACCGGCGCTCGTCGGTGCGGGCCGCGGCCAGGACGAAGGCCCGGATCGCGCCGAGCCCGGCGGGGGCGAAGGGCTCCAGTTGCTCGGGCACGACTGGGGGCCCATCCGGCGTCAGCGCGGCGGGATGGAACACCGCGTGCACGGTTAGCGGCGGCGGGCGTTCGCAGCGCCCGCGGATCCGGGCCTCGAACGCCTCGCGCGAGCGGTACGCGTTCAAGGCCGTCTCCCCATCACACGCCAATAACATGGTCCCGCGGTCACGTTCAAGTCGGCCGGGGCAAACGTGTTGCGACCGCGGGGCTCCGGCCGTCGTTCGGACCCGGTCGCGGCCGGGCGACTCACGCGTGCCCGTGCGCGGCCCAGGCCGCCAGGGCCTCGTCCGTCCCCTCCGCCCGGATCTCGAGAACCGGGCGGTCGGTGACGGCCCGCAATTCGGCGGCAGTCACCTCGGGGTGCCACACCACCGGCACGCCGTTCGGGATCTGTTCCACCTCGTCGGCCAGCACCTCGACGAGCGCCGCGAGGCGCGCGCGACGGGCGTCGCTGGTGAACATCAGCAGCTCCCGTAACCCGTTGTCGAGGTCGGTCACCGGGTCCCGCCAGTACCCCGTGTGCCACCCGCGCTCCCGCAACTCGGCCACCACCGCTTGGGGCGCGCGGAGCAGGACCACCGGGGGCACGGGGCAGACCGGGGTCAGCTCCGGCAGGGCGCGGAGGCCGGCCTCGACCGTCAGCGCCTCGACCACGCGGACCGGTCGTGTCGGGGCCGCCGCCCGGAGCACCTCGGGGGTGGCCGC from the Frigoriglobus tundricola genome contains:
- a CDS encoding glycosyltransferase family 4 protein, which translates into the protein MVEPHARDVRVVTAGMAPDRFPWPFPAERRAPPTPGRLRVLFAGLTHEWMKGFHVLRIACARLWAVRRDFEVVVTDAAPEDRPVEPWARYAGWQSQADLPGQMTGADLVVVPTVAQEALGRTAVEAMAAGKPVVASRIGGLPFTVTDGATGLLCAPNDPADLGAKIAALLDDPTLRARLGAPPAGSGSRSTTPGPRSSSGTTAPCSATRGPAGPQCPQAPRTRESHRTLSSSRWSWPSRLLRPRRLRCSNRLPVLSRSGACWRSATGPPTNWSGRSRRTGGRPSRPPTGCCSTTAARRTTRRPTAPSASGTGGGSSGSSRPSLAGTWPTRTTGRSRPSIRRSGSSSRATPTSCSARRRSRSRPGAGPGRSASSST
- a CDS encoding AAA family ATPase; the protein is MGKSTLVAEFARRAAHDRGFLAAKRVLAVDARHTPPTRPAPKLTAVLEHTAPHADLVVCLDGLHELLLPAHRESNRPVLLAALARARCHLVAPLTPREFDDLAPDDPAFAEFFSVVYAPEPDPETALRVMHYFARGLAERYRVPVEPEAVRRAVALTANYVLNDQLPAKALKVLTAACEGADYDRRQLGRPVERVTADDVVRVVSDRTGIPADTLRGVADRTDYAAALGEVVFGQDHAVREVATELGLIKAGMTDPTKPASVLLLLGQTGTGKTEMAKALARFYSTSKRLKTYTLGNCVEAHSVATIIGVPPGYVGSDRGGRLVTELNADPYGVFLLDEADKAHPDVLQPFLNLFDEGWVTDQRGAKAHAQKSIFVLTTNVGQRMIADMHKEGKTVEEIATRMKEALGQIRHGKSDRPVFTPEFLARIKRVIVFRPLDAAAMAGIARKQAAELRRSWAEGRNKRLELPDPLVAYVGAAARRLDERANGKEGGRVVRKLVAEWIEAPLQRAMAADPEGYRRAAAVVIACDPPADPAADQPYPPPEVTVRFEPTDPPSTVVRDS
- a CDS encoding glycosyltransferase; translation: MSLEVVRTDPNVQHYETFAMLEIERLAKQEWVHDPILYLHTKGVSAPHDLGKKWWRLVMQEHLVRRWREHIPHLHSGYDAVGVNWHTHGEQHFSGTFWLASPDWIRRLPDFVAYHHAKGLTRYSCEMWIGAAQWCRAYSLACAGHDFCNPDYDFFALLPDWSQWAAERAEVVTWSREQAERERLPGPSLVVSFADSTDQFPTFRDAARVVARLDLLAHDATDRHGLVVPPSAEQARSILDFVRGNKRSPFIVMQCEKGIGRSRAAAAGVLWCRGEKQRAQAIMDMGTHNRALCRYICEAGGCPLPAEELVSVVARVKYSPDRLLGLILCLQRQRHQNWELVAVTDGPDLAAVELVESIAARGEKRVRVIVTPEPRGRWGHPYRQVGIDAAKGDWIALTNDDNYYVPGWLEQMLIAGRDADVVLCDTLHSYFGWRVYPTGPQPGGADLGCCMARAAVARAVPWPGDDPLADGRFIQSLAAQAGSRLGHVSRPLFVHN
- a CDS encoding glycosyltransferase — encoded protein: MPPPSFLYRGLACQQHPAVPGVMARVLADLRPARVLEIGTAEGGFAPCLRDALDGSGLTAVPVLSYDLVARGGHAAVRAAGVDVRVQPVFGPSHRAVDARVAEYVRSPGPSLVLCDGGQKIKEFAALAPLLKTGDVIGAHDYAPNWDHFVRHVRGRTWDRLAFTDAAAVGPAATCGLTSWRPDDLGPVNWLWMRKTAAGRPALAPHPSGVTVCLATIPPRRTLLLRALESVASQTVRPEAVVVVCDYGREGAARTKTRTLEQVRTQWVTFLDDDDQMFPHHVELLLNHARASGADVAYSSAEVVAPDGRVLPNAEGWGRYGLPFDAQRLREISYIQTPALMRTERARSVGGFAAIGDSPHDEWNMYRAILDAGGTFSHLPRRTWRWHHWGGNTGGKAP
- a CDS encoding glycosyltransferase family 92 protein, translating into MHYLSVCAIVRNEARYLPEWVEFHRLVGVEHFYVYDDDSEVPVAVSLAAQIAAGYVTVEAVPGRGQHMQVYNRHGEQRRYDSMWTAFIDGDEFLVPHEGDDLRPLLSEFESEYAGLVVNWQVFGTSGHLLRPTGLLTEVMTHKLPVHAEINRHVKSIIQTTKLRHFPHPHRPVMHDGCHLCNEHRTYAPGPWLDVSVDRVQINHYYAKSLLDWGDKMRRGYADGSPPQHLWGVYDVDAACAEHDACAVRFADRLRARLC